A region of Lepus europaeus isolate LE1 chromosome 2, mLepTim1.pri, whole genome shotgun sequence DNA encodes the following proteins:
- the LOC133747224 gene encoding keratin-associated protein 7-1 produces the protein MTRYFCCGSYFPGYPCYGTNFRGTYRATPLNCVVPLGSPLQYGCGCNGYSSLGFGFGGNNFYNQSSCYGRNFIRPWGSNSGFGYSTY, from the coding sequence ATGACTCGTTACTTCTGCTGTGGAAGCTACTTCCCAGGCTATCCCTGCTATGGAACCAACTTCCGTGGAACCTACAGAGCCACTCCCCTGAACTGTGTGGTGCCTCTGGGCTCTCCTCTGCAGTACGGCTGCGGATGCAATGGCTACAGCTCCCTGGGCTTTGGCTTTGGTGGTAACAACTTCTACAACCAGAGCTCTTGCTATGGTCGCAACTTTATCAGGCCATGGGGCTCTAACTCTGGTTTTGGCTACAGCACCTACTGA